The Ancylothrix sp. D3o genome segment CTCGGCGGCTTATTAAAATACATACCGGGGATGAACAAAATCTCAGACACCGACTTGCAAAGAGGCGAAGCCCAACTCAAGCAAGCCGAAGCCATGATTAACTCCATGACGCCAGAAGAACGAAAAAATCCAGATTTGCTGGCAAGCACTCCATCGCGGCGCCGGCGCATCGCCAAAGGCTGCGGTTATGGGGAAAAAGAAGTCAGCGAACTGGTAACAAACTTTACCAAAATGCGAGCCATGATGCAGCAGATGGGCCAAGGTCAAATGCCGATGCCTGGAATGCCTGGAATGCCCGGAATGGGAGGCATGGGAGGCATGGGAGGCATGGGAATGGGAGGGGGCCGGCCTCAAGCAGGTTGGCGCGGCTATCCAGGGGCACCAACTAGCGGTAAAAAAAAGAAAAAAGAAAAGAAAAAGAAAGGCTTCGGGCAGTTATAAGGTTGTCATTAGTCATTTGTTAGGGCCCTGCCAACGGGCCGACAGATGGGCAATCGGGGACATTTGAGAAACCACGATTAAGCAAAGCCCAGACATGGTACAATATAGAACTCTGTACCGCAAAGACCAGAACAGCTAAAAGCTTGTACCAGCCCAAAGCTGAAAAACACACCAAAAGAAAATCACAGCAACATGATTAGATTGCGCTTAAAGCGATTCGGCAAAAAAAGAGAAGTCAGCTATCGTATCGTCGCCGTACACAGCACCTCACGCCGTGATGGCCGGCCCCTAGAAGAACTTGGCTTTTATAACCCCAGAACCGATGAAGTAAAACTGAAAACAGAAGCTATCATCACCCGCCTCAAACAAGGCGCCCAGCCCACACAAACCGTGAGAAACCTCCTCACCAAACAAAAAGTTTTTGAGCTACTAAGCGGCGAAGCTACCTCAAATGCCTGAAAATCAACGATTGCCAGCTGGTGAAAACTACACCGGCTTGGTACAGTTTCTCATCGAGCCCTTTTTAGAAAGCCCTGAGTCTCTGAAAATCGATTGCGAAATCTTGCCCAGCAAGCCCCGCGTTTGGATACGCCTCGCCATTGACGGCGAAGACAAAGGGCGCGTATTTGGTCGCGGCGGTCGCAACATCCAAGCGATCCGCACCGTATTAGAAGCCTCGGCCCGATCCAATGGCCAGACGCTTTATCTCGATATCTACGGCAGTGGATCAGAACGGCGCGAAAGTCCTCCTCCATCGGAAAGTCGAGTGCCACCGTCACGGCCCTCCAGACCTCCCTCTCGCCGGCCAGAATTCCCCAGCCGGTCTTCACCGAAATTTCGGACTCCTTAAAATTAGCTAAACGGGAAGACTGACTGACTTTTTAAGCAAATTATCAGTTTAAAAACCAAGCCGCACAAAAACACCCATTAAAAAAAATCGTTTCGTATCGCCAAAAAACAAACCGCGATACTTGCGAGTTGTTGACAGTGCCGGCCAAACTCCAACGCCTGGAAAATCGCCCAAAATGCTGATTTCAGGTGTTTTTTTATCTTGATTTTCATAAACTAAAATAAACTTATAGTGCCTTGTCAACCCAACGCACCCCACTCACCTTTTCACCAACCAAGGGCCAGCGGGTTTACGCCCGTACCCAATTACGGATGACAGAAAGCAAAACCATTTCCTTACCCAACATAGAAAGTGCCATCGCCCTCGCCGGCAACCGCGAAGAAAACCTCAAAACCCTCTCCAAACAAACCGGCGCCACCCTCGTCCTGCGCGGCCAAGACTTGCTGATCACCGGCACCGCAAATCAAATTCAACTTTGTTGCCGGCTTGTCTCCTCGCTTGAGGACTTCTGGAAACACGGCAAAAGCATCACCAATGTAGACATTCTCACCGCCCGCCACGCCCTCGACACCAACCGCCAAGACGAACTCCAAGACTTGCGCGGCGACGTCCTCGCCCGAAACCGCCGAGGCGACGAAATACGCGCGAAAACCTTTCGCCAGCGTCAATATGTCCAAGCCGTCCGCACCCACGACCTCACCTTTTGTATTGGCCCAGCCGGCACCGGCAAAACCTATCTCGCCGCTGTGCTCGCTGTCCAAGCCTTGCTCAGCAATCAATACGAACGACTTATTTTAACCCGCCCCGCCGTCGAGGCCGGTGAAAGACTAGGCTTTTTACCAGGCGACTTACAACAAAAAGTTAACCCCTATCTGCGCCCCCTCTATGATGCCCTTCACGAATTCATAGACCCCGAAAAAATCGCAAACCTCATGGAACGCGGCATCGTCGAAGTCGCGCCCCTGGCTTATATGCGCGGACGCACCCTCAGTAACGCTTTTGTGATTTTAGATGAAGCCCAAAACACAACGCCGGCACAAATGAAAATGGTGTTAACTCGTCTCGGTTTTAATTCCCGAATGGTAGTAACAGGCGACCTCACCCAAACCGACTTACCGCTGCATCAAGCCTCCGGTTTATCCGTTTCTCAAAAAATCCTCGAAAAAGTCGAAGGAATAGCCTTTTGCTATCTCGGTAAAGGCGATGTTGTCCGCCATCCCCTAGTTCAGCGCATTGTCGCCGCCTACGAAGAGCACGAAAAAACCTAATTTGTGCTTAAAATTAACCCGAAACCCAATTAACAAAAAATCCCTAAACTATCTGTGGGGCATACATTGCCTGCCTTATACAATGGCGGGCATCTTGCCCGCCCCACTGGTGGGGCATAAATCGGCATTTAAAAAATCCAAGCTTTTATGAAGCAAATATTTTCCAGCTTATTATTAGCCTTACTGCTGTTTCTTTCAACTGCAACTCAAGCAAGTGCCGGCCCATTAACTGAGCGCATTGCTCAATTTCCTAACTGGGAAAGTAAACCCCTGCTAAAAGCCGCCAAAGGAGATTTAATTTATCCAGAATGGATAACCGGCACTTGGGAAGCCACCAGCACATTAGTAGAAATGATTGCCCCTTTAGCCCCAAAAATAGTAACTCCGGGGTTTGAAACTAACCGAAAATATATTAATATTCCTGTGACTTTTATGGTGCGGTTTCAACCGGCCCTCACTTCTTCCAATTCCGAAAAATCTCGTTTTATTCAAAGTGAAATAGTAGCAGATCGCGCTTTTAATGGCTTGAATATTGCCGAGGCTTATCTGGGAAAAGAGGCAGTTTTAAATGTCAAAGTTGACCCCAATTCCCCTAACAGACAAATCACCTTTTTACGCGGCGACCGGCAACTTATTTCTACCGTCACAGCTAGACAAAGTGAGACAGAAAACACCCGTTTTGTCGCTACAGAAGTGAGCCAACAAGTTTTTCAAACCGGCCCCCGAATTTATCTCAACGAAGTTGAAACCACCACCAGCTATACACCACCGCAACCACCAGACTCAAAAATTAGCGCACAACAGATAACTGCAATTTACCTTTCTCCGCAAGACCCCGATTATTTCGCCGCAGGTAACAAGCCAGTAGCACTTTATTATTATACTTTAGAACTTGTGCCCCAGCCATTTTAGATTTTTCTCTGAAGAAAGAATTTAAGCAAAATTAGCGAGCAAATTTTAATCAGATTCTAAGGCAGGATTAGAAAGAACAGCAGGCAAATAAATAGTAAAAGTTGAACCGCGATTTAATTCACTCGTCACCATAATATCACCTCCCATCATTTGGCAGTATTTTTGAGTAATAGTTAATCCCAGGCCGGTGCCCCCATAATGACGGGTGGTGGAGGAGTCAGCTTGAGTGAAAGGCTGGAAAACCTTAGAAACTTGTTCTGGACTCATACCAATGCCGGTATCCGTGATAGAAAAAATAATCCAAGAACTTTGATTTGTCGCCAAATCTGTTGGTTTAGCCTGGCGTAGACAAGGAGGAATTTTCGATTTGTCAAAGTTTTGGTCTTTGATTTCATCCTTACTAATAGAAAAAACAATTGTGCCTTGATGGGTAAACTTTGTGGCATTACTCAAAAGATTTAGCAAACACTGACGGACTTTTGTTAAATCGAGTTGGGCTGTACCAATATCATCAGGACATTTCACGGTGAGGGTATTTCCATTTTTAGGAAGTAAAGGCTCAATAGTCGTCACCACTTCCCAAATCAAAGTTTCCACTTTAAAAGTTTCTATATAAAGCTGCATTCGACCGGCTTCAATTTTAGATAAATCCAAAATATCGCTAATCAAAGATAACAATTGTTTGCCGGCAGAATTAATTTTTAGTAAGTCATCAACAAACTCTTCTTCTCCTAAATCAACCGCTTCTTCTTGCAGCATTTCACTATAGCCGATAATCGCATTAAGGGGAGTTCGCAACTCGTGACTCATATTTGCCAAAAAAGCACTTTTAGCCCGATTTGCTTCTTCAGCAGCTTCTTTTGCTAAACGAAATTCCTCAGCGCGGGCGCGTTCTGTAATATCTTGAACCGTGCCGGTGATTCGTATTGCAGCGCCCGAAGAATTGAGAAAAATTTCCGATTGTTCGTGAACAATTCGCACTTGACCATCAGGAAGCAGAATGCGGTAATCAATACTATAAAGTACCTGATCATCGATAGCTTTTTTAATAGAAGCCCCAACAAAATCGCGGTCATCAGGATGGATAAATTCTAAAAAAGACTCGTGGTTGGGGGGAAAAGCAGCAGGGGGAAAACCTAAAAGCCGGTACATTTCATCAGACCAAGAAAGCAGGTTTTTTTCTAAGTCTAAATCCCAGTTTCCCAATTGAGCGATACGTTGAGCATTAGCTAAACTGGCTTGATTTTGACGCAGAGATTGTTCGGCTCGTTGCCGGCCAGCAATAGCAGTAGCCAAAACCAAAGAAGTGAGGATGAGAACCGCCATAAAAGCTTGGAGAGTTAAAAACGCCTCACTGGGGTTATTGGTGTGTTTGAGAAACGGGCCACTACCGCGCGCCACCCCCCAAATGGCCAAAGCAGAGATAATTAAATTTCCTACCGCAGTTCCGCCGCGTCCAAACCGCAAAGCTCCCCAAACGACAAGCGGAAAGGGTAAATACTCCATTGGGTATTTTGCGATATAAATGCGAGTTCTGGAACAAAAAACAACCCAACCAACACAGACAAGCAAACTCAACCAAAAACCAATTTCCAGTAAGCGTTGGGGGTTCCGGTTGCCGCCTTGCCACTCATGGCCTACTAACAGCAGAGGCGAGATGGCGACCACACCCATAACATCCCCCACCCACAGACTCCACCAGAGAAATTCAAAATGCTGCCAAGGGTGGAGACCGTCCAGACACAGAGCCAGAGCGCTGAGGGTGGAATTAATCAGCATTGACACCATTGCGGCCAAAAAGAGGAAAACCACATCTTGGGGGCGTTCCATTGAAGGGCGGAATTTGAGCTTGTCCAGCAGCCTGACTCCGGCAATAGCTTGTAAAGTGCTGGCAGTAGCCACAACAAAAGCAACAGCAATAGATCCTGACTGTTGGAAGGTAAAAAAGAAAGCACCCAGAGCAACTCCGGGCCAGAGACGTTGATTGTAAAGCAGTGCGGCCAGAGCAATACCGACCGGTGGCCCCACCGGCACTGCTTTAACATCCATTCCTGGAATAAAGGCTGAGACCACCGATGCCCAAAAATAGCTCACAGCCAGCGCAGCCACTAAGATTAAAAATTGTCCATACCTGTTCTGGAGGAAGGTCATAATTATCTGTTATCCTCTAAAATTCCTACTCTCGACCTCACTATATTTTTCCTTGTATTGCAGCTAGAAGCTAGAAAATCCGACCCACTATTAGAACTGGCTAACAAAGTATGGGATTCTTCTACCTTCAACCCTAGCTTGAGCTTTTTTCCCTTAACTCGCGTTTGCCTTAACTGGCGCCCTTGTGACATCCGTGATGCGTGCGTTGGTTTATGTATCAACTATAACTTGGAGCCCCATCAGGGGTTGCTGAAGTATCTTATCGTGCTATGGCAAAATTCAAAATCCTTTCACCTGCCCCCCAAGCGCCGCCTTATAAAGTTGAAACCAAGCAATAGACGCTTAAGAAAGTGGCTAAAATCTAAAATCTTTGTGTTTTAAATTCTGCTTTAGCAAAAAGTCCACCAACTCCCTGACCAACCCAATTTTTTTAATAAAAACTCAGTCTCAACATCCCAAGCCCATTGAAAATGACTCGTTAAAAATTTAATAACCATCTAAAATTTTTCAATTAAAATACTTTTAGAAGCTTAAAATTCTCGCTCTACAAACCGCTTCAACTCCCGTGCCATTCGCAACATCGCCTTTTGTTCATCTTGACGAATAAAAGGAAAAAACACTCTGCACAAAAAACCAGAAAACTCCTGCCGGTGGGTGTATTTTGTCCGACCCACGCCAATTTCTTGTAACTCAAAAACCTGCTGGCTGCGAAACCCCGGAATTTCTGAGATCCATGCTAAACAAACATTGCGCTGGACTCTGCTACAGACGGGGGTGATCAGGGTTTCCGACTCGCCCGGATGCCGGCGAAAGCCTAAACACACCACTTCCCCTGTTTGAAATGGCAGCGAAGCATCACAGTCAAATAAAAAAGAATTCCATTCTTTCCAGCGTTGCTTGGCCATCAAAACCTGCCAAACCCTCTCCCTGGGGGCACTTATCTCAATTTCAACATACACACTCGCCATAATCTTAAACACTATATTGGTGCAAATCAGTACATTTTGCTTAGGTGTGTTTCCCCTAAGATCAACGATTGTCCAGCAAGATGTACGATGGACATCTCTGGCAAAAACACAAATCTTAACGCCTTAACTTTACCCTAGAAAACAGAAACAGCATGGTAGACCTAACTCCGACCCCCAGTTTTAGTTTAACGATTCGCTTGCAACTCCCCAACCGCGCTGGAATGCTGGCCAACGTCACTCACGCTATTGCCTCGGTTGGCGGCAACTTGGGCCAAATTGATTTAATCGAGCAAACTCGACAAGTTTCTCTTCGGGAAATTACGGTTGATGCGACTTGTGACGAACACATTGAGGCTATTGTTAACGCTGTTAAAGCCTTAGAAGATGTGCAAGTCTTGAAAGTTTATGATCGGACTTTTCATCTGCATCGTGGCGGAAAAATTAGCATCCACAGCAAAATGCACCTGAAAACTCAGGCAGAATTAGCTATGGCTTATACTCCGGGTGTGGGCCGTATTTGTAAGGCAATTGCTGAAGATCCGCAACAGGTTTATAAACTCACGATTAAACAAAATACTGTTGCTATTGTTACTGATGGTAGTGCGGTTTTGGGCCTTGGCAATTTGGGCCCAGAGGCGGCGATGCCGGTGATGGAAGGCAAGGCGATGTTGTTTAAAGAGTTTGCCGGTATTGATGCGTTTCCGATTTGTTTGGCAACTCAAAATACAGACGAAATTGTGCAAACGGTGAAAAATTTGGCGCCGGTTTTTGGCGGGGTGAATTTAGAAGATATTGCGGCACCGCGATGTTTTGAAATTGAATCTCGTCTGCGTCAAGAGTTGGATATTCCTATTTTTCACGATGACCAACATGGGACGGCAATTGTGACGCTGGCGGCGTTGGTTAATGCGCTTAAAGTTGTAAATAAGGCAATGGCTGAGGTGGCAATTGTTATTAATGGTGCCGGTGCGGCTGGCATTGCTATTGCACGTTTACTGCAAAAAGCTGGAGCCGAAAAAATTGTCATTTGCGATTCTAAGGGGATTTTGTCGAAGAGCCGGTCTGACCTGAATCCAGAAAAACAGCAATTTGCGGTGGAACAAACTGGCTTGCTGGCGGATGCGCTAATTGGTGCTGATGTGTTTATTGGGGTAAGCGCGCCGGGGGTTTTGACTCCGGAGATGGTACGCTCTATGGCAAAAGAGCGCATTGTTTTTGCGATGGCTAATCCGATTCCTGAAATTCAGCCGGAGTTGGTGGCGACGGAAGTGGCGGTGATGGCTACCGGTCGCAGTGATTATGCTAACCAAATTAATAATGTTTTGGCGTTTCCGGGGCTGTTTCGCGGTGCTCTTGATTGTCGCGCTGCTACGCTGACTACAACGATGTATCTGGAAGCGGCGATGGCTATTGCTTCTTTGATTAATCCTTCGGAGTTGCACCGCGAGTATATAGTGCCTTCGGTTTTTGATGAGCGGGTGGCAACTGCTGTGGCCGGTGCTGTTCAAAAAGCGGCTCGTACTGAAGGTGTTGCTCGGTCGTAGTAATTTTCGCTTTGCCGGTGGGTTTGGGTTGAGGGTAATCGCGGGCAAGATGCCCGCGCCACTGGGGCATAACCCTAGCCACCCACCGGCACGATAGCCAACCGTTCATAGGCAGAGGTAATGGCTTTTTGACCGCGTAAATAGCCGGTATTTGCACCCGGACAAATGTAACTAAGGGTGTCAGCGCTAAAACTGTTTAGGAGTTTTTGGACGTTTTGTAATTGCCTGGGCCAATGAAAAGTTTTTGAGGTTTTCAGGGGCACCGGCTCGCCTTTTTGGTTGGGTATGATGTGCCGGCCTGTAAATAAAACTCCGCCGTTGCTGCTATGGTACAAACAGGATGACCCCGGAGAGTGTCCGGGTGTCCAAATCAGCTTGGCGGTTTCACTAAGATTGTATTCTTCGCGGAAGGTGGTTACTTTTGTTTCTGGCAGGAGGTAGGCTTCTTGTTCGGAGATGATCACTTCGCAGCCGAGAATTTGGCTGAGTTTTTCCGCTTTGCCTATGGCTCCTCGGTGGGTGATAAACAGCCCCTTGACTCCGCCTTGTTGTTGCAAAAATTCGAGGTTGGTGTCATCTAGGGCGGGAGAGTCTATGAGGATGTTACCTCTATTTTCTACAATGAGATAGGCTGTTGCTCCCAAGGTGTCCCGATTGGGTGAAAACGCAAAAATTGTATCAAGGACGGCCTGTGGTTGCTTGGACATAGCATGATTTTCTCTTTAATCCTGGTTTTAGGACTGCTTACTTATATTATTTTGCAGCGGACGGTGGCGCCGGTGACGGCTACCCCGGTTTGGCTTTTGTGGTTGGTGATGATGACTCCAGCTTTTTTGTGGAGTGCTTGGGTGTTGGTGTACGGTGAAAATAAACCGATTCCACCCTTGCTGATGCTGGTGCCATTTGTGCTTTGTCCGACTATTTATTTGTGGTTGGTTCAGCGGGGCCGGTTGCCAGAAACTCGCTCGGCTGCAACGGATGAGTCGAATGTAGAAAAAACTCTCCAGACTCCTGCTGAGCATACTGTGCCTTTACGTCCCATTTCCCAAGCGGAAGAAACGCAGTTACGAGAGTGTTTTCCTTGGTCGGTTTATTTTTTACAAAATCTGGAATACCGGCCTCAAGCGGTGATTTGTTGGGGTCATTTACGCAGTAATCCAGAAGAAGCTTATGGGGTTATTGGGGAAAATATTAATAAGATTTTTGGCGACAGGTTTTTGTTGGTTTTTCGAGAAAATTTGAATGGTAAACCGTTTTTTGCTTTGGTTCCTAATCCTTATCAAGAATCGGCGGCGGAGAATTCTCTGGAGTTAAACCGGCCTTTTTTAGCTTTTGCCTTGTTTTTACTTTCGCTGTTTACGACAACGGTTGTCGGTGCACAAATGGCTGGGGTATCAGCTAAAAGTCAGTCGTTAAATCTGGGGATTTTGCAGTTAGGTTTACCCTATGCTTTGGCTTTAATGGGAATTTTTGGGGTTTATGCGGTTTCGCGCTTTTTTGTGGCGCGTCATTACCGGTTGCGTTCAACTTTGCCTTATTTTATTCCGATTCCTTTTTTCTTGGGAACTTTGGGCGCTTTTATTTCCATTCGTTCGCCGGTTCCTCACCGCAAGGCTTTGTTTGATTTGAGTGTATCGGGGCCGGTTTTAAGTTTGCTGTTGAGTTTACCTTTGCTTTTGTGGGGGTTAGCTCATTCGCAGGTGGTGGCTTTGGGTGAGGATGTGGGATTGTTTAATTTTGATAAAGTTAATCCCCGTTTTTCTTTATTGTTTGCTCTTTTGAGTAAGTTGATGTTAGGCGCGGCTTTAACTGCGGATAAGGCTATTGATTTGCATCCGGTGGGCGTTGCTGGTTATGTGGGTTTGGTGATTACGGCGTTTTATTTGATGCCGGTTGGTCAGTTGGATGGGGGGCATATTGTTCATGCTATGTTTGGGCATCGAACGGCGGCTATTATTGGTCAATTTTCTCGGTTTTTGTTGTTAATTTTGTCGGTGGTTCAGCGCGAGTTGTTATTATGGGCTTTGCTGTTGTTTTTGATTCCTATTCGGGATGAACCGGCCCTTAATGATGTGACAGAGTTGGATAATAAACGTGATTTGTTGGGGCTAGTGATGTTGGGTTTGTTACTTTTGATTATTTTGCCCTTGCCTAAGTTTTTGTTAAATGTTTTGCAGTTTTCTTGAAAGCTAATTAACTTGACAATTTACGTTATTTGTGATAACAAATAAAAACTAAATAAATTTGAGGAAAAAGTTAAAATGAGCGATATAAAACCAATTAAAGTTTTTGGCGGTGGGCTGGCTGGAACTGAGGCGGCGTGGCAAATTGCACGGGCTGGGGTGCCGGTGATTTTGTATGAAATGCGGCCAAATTTTCTGAGTCCGGCACATCATACAAGTGAATTGGCGGAGTTGGTTTGCAGTAATTCTTTTGGCGCAAAAGCAACGGATCGTGCTGCCGGTTTGCTGCATGAAGAATTACGTCGGCTGGGTTCGATTATTATTGGCAAGGCTGATAATCATTCGGTGCCGGCTGGGGGTGCTTTGGCGGTGGATCGAGCAGTTTTTAGTAAAGATTTAACGGAAACTTTGGCAAATCATCCTTTAATTGAATTGCGGCGCGAAGAGGTGCGATCTATTCCTGAAGATGATCTTGTGGTGTTAACCACCGGCCCCCTAACCAGTCACGATTTAGCGGAAGATTTACGCGCTTTTACCGGCCTGGAATACATGAGTTTTTTTGATGCTGCAAGTCCGATTGTTCTGGGCGAATCAATTAATTTTGATGTGGCTTTTCGGGCTTCTCGTTATGATAAAGGCGATGCAGATTATGTTAATTGCCCTATGAATAAGGAGCAATATCTGCATTTTTGGCAGGAATTATGCAAGGCTGAACAAGCAGAATTAAAAGATTTTGAACGGGAAACGGCAAAGTTTTTTGAGGCGTGTTTGCCTATTGAAGAAATGGCAAAACGCGGGGAAGATACAATGCGTTATGGCCCCCTCAAGCCGGTGGGTTTAACGGATGAGCGCACGGGTGAACGTTTTTATGCGGTTGTACAATTAAGACAGGAAGATAAGGCCGGTCAGCTTTGGAATATGGTAGGGTTTCAAACTAACCTCCGTTGGGGTGAACAAAAGCGAGTTTTTAGTTTGATTCCGGGGTTAGAAAATGCGGACTTTGTAAGGATGGGTGTGATGCACCGCAATACTTTTATTAATGCTCCTGAGTTGCTTTTTTCCACTCTTCAATTTAAGAAGAAACCGACGATTTTAGCAGCCGGTCAATTAACGGGTACGGAGGGTTATACTGCTGCGGCTGCCGGTGGTTGGTTGGCAGGTACAAATGCTGCTCGTCTTGCTTTGGGTAAGGAGGTTTTGCAGTTGCCGGTGACGACTATGATGGGGTCATTATTTGAGTTTATTAGTTCGGCTTCTGTTAAGCATTTTCAACCGATGCCTCCTAATTTTGGAATTTTGCCAGAGTTGGGGGTGAAAATTCGCAATAAACAAGAGCGTTATGGGGCTTATCGAGATCGTTCTTTGGCGGATCTTGAGAGTTGGAAAGCTGCTGTGGCCGGTTAAATTAGATGCCGGTGGCGGTTATGGCCCAGAAGCCACCGGCCCTACTGATCTTCGCATTTGACAAAAACAAATATTTGGTGTAATGTGATGAAACTATAAAACTGTGAGTGCAGATTGTCGCTGAGTAAATTCTGTGCTATAGTTTAACGAAACGAGGGTGTGTAGCTCAGTGGATAGAGCATCAGATTCCGGTTCTGAGGGTCGGGGGTTCAAATCCCTCCATACTCGTTAAAGTTTTCTAAACTCGGTTTCATTGAGAAGCCGAGTTTTTGATTTTCGGGTGCCGGTTTTATTTTAGGGTTGTGCCGGTGGGTAATTAAAAGACAGGATA includes the following:
- the rpsP gene encoding 30S ribosomal protein S16 produces the protein MIRLRLKRFGKKREVSYRIVAVHSTSRRDGRPLEELGFYNPRTDEVKLKTEAIITRLKQGAQPTQTVRNLLTKQKVFELLSGEATSNA
- a CDS encoding KH domain-containing protein, which produces MPENQRLPAGENYTGLVQFLIEPFLESPESLKIDCEILPSKPRVWIRLAIDGEDKGRVFGRGGRNIQAIRTVLEASARSNGQTLYLDIYGSGSERRESPPPSESRVPPSRPSRPPSRRPEFPSRSSPKFRTP
- a CDS encoding PhoH family protein: MTESKTISLPNIESAIALAGNREENLKTLSKQTGATLVLRGQDLLITGTANQIQLCCRLVSSLEDFWKHGKSITNVDILTARHALDTNRQDELQDLRGDVLARNRRGDEIRAKTFRQRQYVQAVRTHDLTFCIGPAGTGKTYLAAVLAVQALLSNQYERLILTRPAVEAGERLGFLPGDLQQKVNPYLRPLYDALHEFIDPEKIANLMERGIVEVAPLAYMRGRTLSNAFVILDEAQNTTPAQMKMVLTRLGFNSRMVVTGDLTQTDLPLHQASGLSVSQKILEKVEGIAFCYLGKGDVVRHPLVQRIVAAYEEHEKT
- a CDS encoding DUF6816 family protein, producing the protein MKQIFSSLLLALLLFLSTATQASAGPLTERIAQFPNWESKPLLKAAKGDLIYPEWITGTWEATSTLVEMIAPLAPKIVTPGFETNRKYINIPVTFMVRFQPALTSSNSEKSRFIQSEIVADRAFNGLNIAEAYLGKEAVLNVKVDPNSPNRQITFLRGDRQLISTVTARQSETENTRFVATEVSQQVFQTGPRIYLNEVETTTSYTPPQPPDSKISAQQITAIYLSPQDPDYFAAGNKPVALYYYTLELVPQPF
- a CDS encoding MASE1 domain-containing protein; its protein translation is MTFLQNRYGQFLILVAALAVSYFWASVVSAFIPGMDVKAVPVGPPVGIALAALLYNQRLWPGVALGAFFFTFQQSGSIAVAFVVATASTLQAIAGVRLLDKLKFRPSMERPQDVVFLFLAAMVSMLINSTLSALALCLDGLHPWQHFEFLWWSLWVGDVMGVVAISPLLLVGHEWQGGNRNPQRLLEIGFWLSLLVCVGWVVFCSRTRIYIAKYPMEYLPFPLVVWGALRFGRGGTAVGNLIISALAIWGVARGSGPFLKHTNNPSEAFLTLQAFMAVLILTSLVLATAIAGRQRAEQSLRQNQASLANAQRIAQLGNWDLDLEKNLLSWSDEMYRLLGFPPAAFPPNHESFLEFIHPDDRDFVGASIKKAIDDQVLYSIDYRILLPDGQVRIVHEQSEIFLNSSGAAIRITGTVQDITERARAEEFRLAKEAAEEANRAKSAFLANMSHELRTPLNAIIGYSEMLQEEAVDLGEEEFVDDLLKINSAGKQLLSLISDILDLSKIEAGRMQLYIETFKVETLIWEVVTTIEPLLPKNGNTLTVKCPDDIGTAQLDLTKVRQCLLNLLSNATKFTHQGTIVFSISKDEIKDQNFDKSKIPPCLRQAKPTDLATNQSSWIIFSITDTGIGMSPEQVSKVFQPFTQADSSTTRHYGGTGLGLTITQKYCQMMGGDIMVTSELNRGSTFTIYLPAVLSNPALESD
- a CDS encoding SRPBCC domain-containing protein, which encodes MASVYVEIEISAPRERVWQVLMAKQRWKEWNSFLFDCDASLPFQTGEVVCLGFRRHPGESETLITPVCSRVQRNVCLAWISEIPGFRSQQVFELQEIGVGRTKYTHRQEFSGFLCRVFFPFIRQDEQKAMLRMARELKRFVEREF
- a CDS encoding malic enzyme-like NAD(P)-binding protein → MVDLTPTPSFSLTIRLQLPNRAGMLANVTHAIASVGGNLGQIDLIEQTRQVSLREITVDATCDEHIEAIVNAVKALEDVQVLKVYDRTFHLHRGGKISIHSKMHLKTQAELAMAYTPGVGRICKAIAEDPQQVYKLTIKQNTVAIVTDGSAVLGLGNLGPEAAMPVMEGKAMLFKEFAGIDAFPICLATQNTDEIVQTVKNLAPVFGGVNLEDIAAPRCFEIESRLRQELDIPIFHDDQHGTAIVTLAALVNALKVVNKAMAEVAIVINGAGAAGIAIARLLQKAGAEKIVICDSKGILSKSRSDLNPEKQQFAVEQTGLLADALIGADVFIGVSAPGVLTPEMVRSMAKERIVFAMANPIPEIQPELVATEVAVMATGRSDYANQINNVLAFPGLFRGALDCRAATLTTTMYLEAAMAIASLINPSELHREYIVPSVFDERVATAVAGAVQKAARTEGVARS
- a CDS encoding MBL fold metallo-hydrolase, encoding MSKQPQAVLDTIFAFSPNRDTLGATAYLIVENRGNILIDSPALDDTNLEFLQQQGGVKGLFITHRGAIGKAEKLSQILGCEVIISEQEAYLLPETKVTTFREEYNLSETAKLIWTPGHSPGSSCLYHSSNGGVLFTGRHIIPNQKGEPVPLKTSKTFHWPRQLQNVQKLLNSFSADTLSYICPGANTGYLRGQKAITSAYERLAIVPVGG
- a CDS encoding site-2 protease family protein; amino-acid sequence: MIFSLILVLGLLTYIILQRTVAPVTATPVWLLWLVMMTPAFLWSAWVLVYGENKPIPPLLMLVPFVLCPTIYLWLVQRGRLPETRSAATDESNVEKTLQTPAEHTVPLRPISQAEETQLRECFPWSVYFLQNLEYRPQAVICWGHLRSNPEEAYGVIGENINKIFGDRFLLVFRENLNGKPFFALVPNPYQESAAENSLELNRPFLAFALFLLSLFTTTVVGAQMAGVSAKSQSLNLGILQLGLPYALALMGIFGVYAVSRFFVARHYRLRSTLPYFIPIPFFLGTLGAFISIRSPVPHRKALFDLSVSGPVLSLLLSLPLLLWGLAHSQVVALGEDVGLFNFDKVNPRFSLLFALLSKLMLGAALTADKAIDLHPVGVAGYVGLVITAFYLMPVGQLDGGHIVHAMFGHRTAAIIGQFSRFLLLILSVVQRELLLWALLLFLIPIRDEPALNDVTELDNKRDLLGLVMLGLLLLIILPLPKFLLNVLQFS
- the trmFO gene encoding FADH(2)-oxidizing methylenetetrahydrofolate--tRNA-(uracil(54)-C(5))-methyltransferase TrmFO — translated: MSDIKPIKVFGGGLAGTEAAWQIARAGVPVILYEMRPNFLSPAHHTSELAELVCSNSFGAKATDRAAGLLHEELRRLGSIIIGKADNHSVPAGGALAVDRAVFSKDLTETLANHPLIELRREEVRSIPEDDLVVLTTGPLTSHDLAEDLRAFTGLEYMSFFDAASPIVLGESINFDVAFRASRYDKGDADYVNCPMNKEQYLHFWQELCKAEQAELKDFERETAKFFEACLPIEEMAKRGEDTMRYGPLKPVGLTDERTGERFYAVVQLRQEDKAGQLWNMVGFQTNLRWGEQKRVFSLIPGLENADFVRMGVMHRNTFINAPELLFSTLQFKKKPTILAAGQLTGTEGYTAAAAGGWLAGTNAARLALGKEVLQLPVTTMMGSLFEFISSASVKHFQPMPPNFGILPELGVKIRNKQERYGAYRDRSLADLESWKAAVAG